A window from Chitinophaga filiformis encodes these proteins:
- the mobC gene encoding conjugal transfer protein MobC: MNTGENEQGLRAIIDFVRKGSILLLGLHYYIYCYLAFVQWGMVPAIVQRVLVNIAATPLFSHPLYTKGAVIGLLAISLFGTKGKKDEKATLATILSLLVIGLLLYWGAALLLYLVLPVSTLATLYISVTSIGYLALLSAGARLSRLIKLQLGKDIFNEINETFPQQEELIENEYSVNLRGRYRLKNKIRQMWINIQNPFRGTLLCGSAGAGKTFFVVRSWIEQHISKGYTMFLYDFKYDDLTKIAYNALLQNQSAYRIPPRFYVINFDDLSRSHRCNPLDPDMMTDITDAAEAARTILLGLNRDWIRRQGDFFVESPCNFLTAVIWFLRGYQGGRFCTLPHVIEMMSVHYDDLFPVLGTDPQCDVFLNPFISAYLARANEQLEGQIASAKIGMARLSSPQLYWVMSGSEFTLDVNNPEAPKIVAMGNNPLKIQIYGALLSLYISRMLKLVNRKNQQKCSLIFDEYPTIYAPLDTCLATARSNLVSVLLAVQSTEQLRKDYGREQADVIINLPGNILCGQTFGDTAKVLSERFGKIVQTRDSVSINRQDTSVSHNTQLDYAVPPSRISALSSGEFVGMVADNPNTPVKLKTFHCNIINDPQAISTQEAAYQPLPIVREVSILEVQENYIQIKNDIAQLIATEIDRIRKDPQLAHLLFIKPEDELPSVPGS; this comes from the coding sequence ATGAATACTGGAGAAAATGAACAAGGACTGCGGGCCATCATCGACTTTGTCCGCAAAGGTTCCATCCTGTTACTGGGACTACATTATTACATCTACTGCTATCTCGCTTTCGTACAATGGGGGATGGTACCCGCAATAGTGCAGCGCGTATTAGTCAACATTGCCGCAACACCGCTATTTAGCCATCCGCTCTATACCAAGGGAGCCGTAATTGGGCTGCTCGCCATTTCACTGTTTGGCACCAAAGGTAAAAAAGATGAGAAGGCCACCCTGGCTACTATCCTGTCTTTATTGGTAATAGGGCTGCTGCTGTACTGGGGGGCAGCCTTGTTGTTGTATCTGGTACTCCCCGTGTCTACGCTGGCCACCCTCTATATCAGCGTCACCAGCATTGGCTATCTGGCGCTGCTCTCCGCAGGTGCCCGCCTGTCACGGCTGATCAAACTGCAATTAGGCAAAGACATCTTCAACGAGATCAATGAGACATTCCCACAGCAGGAGGAGCTGATAGAAAACGAATATTCTGTTAACCTGCGCGGACGCTATCGGCTCAAAAATAAGATCCGGCAGATGTGGATCAATATTCAGAATCCGTTCAGGGGCACTTTGCTCTGCGGCTCCGCAGGGGCAGGTAAAACATTTTTTGTTGTCCGCTCATGGATAGAGCAACATATCAGTAAGGGTTATACGATGTTTTTGTATGATTTCAAATACGACGACCTGACCAAAATTGCCTACAACGCCTTACTGCAAAACCAGTCTGCCTACCGCATACCTCCCCGGTTCTATGTCATCAATTTCGATGACCTAAGCCGCAGCCATCGTTGCAATCCTCTGGATCCCGATATGATGACCGATATCACGGATGCGGCAGAAGCGGCACGCACCATCCTCTTGGGTCTTAACAGGGACTGGATCCGACGCCAGGGGGATTTCTTCGTGGAGAGTCCCTGCAACTTTCTGACGGCGGTGATCTGGTTTTTACGTGGCTACCAGGGAGGGCGATTCTGTACCTTACCCCATGTCATTGAAATGATGTCTGTGCACTATGATGACCTGTTCCCTGTACTGGGCACCGACCCACAGTGTGATGTATTTTTAAACCCCTTTATCTCAGCCTACCTGGCACGAGCGAACGAACAACTGGAAGGCCAGATAGCCAGTGCGAAAATTGGAATGGCGCGCCTAAGCTCACCGCAATTATATTGGGTCATGAGCGGTAGTGAATTTACCCTCGATGTCAACAATCCCGAAGCGCCCAAGATTGTCGCCATGGGCAATAACCCATTAAAGATTCAGATCTATGGGGCCTTACTTTCTCTCTATATATCCCGCATGCTTAAACTGGTAAACCGCAAAAACCAACAAAAGTGTTCCCTGATTTTTGACGAGTATCCCACTATCTACGCACCTTTGGACACGTGCCTGGCAACGGCGAGGAGCAATCTTGTAAGTGTGCTGCTGGCAGTTCAGTCGACAGAACAATTACGCAAAGATTATGGGCGTGAACAGGCAGATGTAATCATCAACCTACCCGGAAACATCTTGTGCGGACAAACCTTTGGTGATACTGCCAAAGTACTCAGCGAGCGTTTCGGAAAAATTGTACAGACAAGGGATAGCGTTTCTATCAACCGGCAGGATACCAGTGTAAGCCATAATACGCAACTGGACTACGCCGTACCGCCCTCGCGTATTTCCGCTTTGAGCAGTGGTGAGTTTGTCGGCATGGTAGCAGATAACCCTAACACACCGGTTAAACTAAAAACCTTTCATTGTAATATCATCAATGATCCGCAGGCTATCAGTACCCAGGAGGCCGCCTACCAGCCACTACCCATCGTCAGAGAAGTCTCCATATTGGAAGTACAGGAAAACTACATACAGATAAAAAATGATATTGCGCAACTGATCGCAACAGAGATTGATCGTATCCGCAAGGACCCGCAGCTGGCACACCTGCTGTTCATCAAACCGGAGGACGAGCTGCCCTCTGTTCCCGGAAGCTAA
- a CDS encoding relaxase/mobilization nuclease domain-containing protein — MVAKVICGKHMRRLLSYNELKVEKGVAQLLAAEGFGLGPERLNFYQKLHRFSSLAARNEVAETNVIHISLNFPPEEQLDCDVLQQIAADYMTRIGFGDQPYLVYQHFDAGHPHLHIVTTCIQANGDRIPTHNIGKEKSAPARLAIEAAYGLIPAKGRRASDTGELPAAWLRKVRYGQKPTKATIAEIVGGVLRNYHFGSLQEYNAVLRHFGVMADSGAPGSRLAAHQGLVYRLLDEQGQPQGVPIKASSLYKAPTIKNLHLQFLKHSQHKKKYAGRLTRTIDQLLQQPLSLSALSAALEKEEISLVVRSNSQGIIYGFTYIDHLSCCVFNGSQLGKKYSAPALLRKMLTEPVGAAASNQQFVDTLMELTPFAQGTAAVMQYWQEAGLQLITQPQHPEPPLFWMGRQGSDTASFVLASKAVQAYLLAAASTSTSATAAGSSQAYLTAQPNSQESPFIAALAMLTQAYSALFIEWIEPVYTDNWIPAALLREAKKKKKRKRLS, encoded by the coding sequence ATGGTTGCAAAAGTGATCTGTGGCAAACATATGCGGCGCCTGCTCAGCTATAACGAGCTCAAAGTAGAAAAAGGGGTAGCGCAGCTACTGGCGGCGGAAGGATTTGGGCTTGGTCCCGAACGGCTCAACTTTTACCAGAAGCTTCACCGCTTTTCGTCGCTGGCAGCACGCAATGAGGTGGCAGAGACAAACGTCATTCACATCTCCCTCAATTTCCCACCGGAAGAGCAGCTGGACTGTGATGTCCTGCAGCAGATTGCCGCCGACTATATGACGCGCATAGGTTTTGGTGACCAACCCTACCTGGTCTATCAACACTTCGATGCCGGTCACCCACACCTGCATATCGTCACTACCTGTATACAGGCAAATGGTGATCGCATCCCCACGCATAACATCGGCAAAGAGAAATCAGCACCGGCGCGCCTGGCCATAGAGGCGGCCTATGGATTAATACCTGCCAAAGGCAGAAGGGCTTCTGACACCGGAGAGCTGCCGGCAGCCTGGCTGCGTAAGGTGCGCTATGGCCAGAAACCTACCAAAGCAACCATCGCAGAAATCGTCGGTGGCGTACTACGCAACTACCACTTTGGTAGCCTGCAGGAGTATAATGCTGTACTGCGGCATTTTGGCGTGATGGCAGACAGTGGTGCTCCTGGCAGCCGCCTGGCAGCGCACCAGGGGTTAGTATACCGGCTGCTGGATGAGCAGGGACAGCCGCAAGGCGTACCTATCAAAGCGAGCAGTCTGTATAAGGCGCCTACCATCAAAAATCTGCACCTCCAGTTTTTGAAACACTCCCAGCATAAGAAAAAGTATGCCGGACGCCTGACACGTACCATAGACCAGTTGCTGCAACAGCCGCTGTCACTGTCAGCGCTATCGGCCGCATTGGAGAAAGAAGAGATTAGTCTGGTAGTGCGTAGCAATTCACAAGGCATCATCTATGGTTTCACCTACATCGATCACCTGAGCTGCTGTGTCTTCAACGGTAGCCAGCTGGGTAAAAAATATAGCGCACCTGCACTGTTGCGAAAAATGCTTACCGAGCCGGTGGGCGCGGCAGCATCCAATCAGCAGTTTGTCGACACCCTGATGGAACTTACTCCCTTCGCGCAAGGTACAGCCGCAGTAATGCAATACTGGCAGGAGGCAGGACTACAGCTGATTACCCAACCGCAACATCCTGAGCCGCCTTTGTTCTGGATGGGAAGGCAGGGGAGTGATACTGCCAGTTTTGTGCTGGCTTCAAAAGCGGTACAAGCCTACCTGCTTGCTGCCGCCAGCACTTCCACATCGGCTACGGCAGCCGGTAGCAGTCAGGCATATTTAACGGCCCAGCCAAACAGCCAGGAGTCGCCTTTCATAGCCGCACTGGCGATGCTGACCCAGGCCTACAGCGCACTTTTTATCGAATGGATAGAGCCGGTATATACCGATAACTGGATACCGGCGGCGCTGCTGAGAGAAGCCAAAAAGAAAAAGAAAAGAAAACGTTTATCCTGA
- the mobC gene encoding plasmid mobilization relaxosome protein MobC — translation MPRKKVPQQEALAYDVKTRINQYHFDRLQRLLASSRCKNMSGLLRIIICERPLTVYTKDDSLGTVMEELVKVRKEMNAIGVNINQLARQINAAPDHAGKLLHTLALPSLLQQVSATTQQLIPTIEALAEKWLQK, via the coding sequence ATGCCAAGAAAGAAAGTACCGCAGCAGGAAGCTTTGGCCTATGACGTAAAGACCAGGATCAATCAGTATCATTTCGACCGTTTACAGCGACTGCTGGCTTCCTCCCGTTGTAAGAATATGAGTGGGCTGCTGCGCATCATTATCTGTGAACGTCCTCTGACGGTTTACACAAAAGATGACAGCCTGGGAACGGTGATGGAGGAGCTGGTAAAGGTGCGTAAGGAAATGAACGCCATTGGTGTTAATATCAATCAGCTCGCCCGACAGATCAACGCAGCACCAGACCATGCCGGGAAACTGCTGCATACCCTGGCCCTGCCATCGTTATTGCAGCAGGTGTCTGCGACGACACAACAGCTGATTCCCACTATAGAAGCGCTGGCAGAAAAATGGTTGCAAAAGTGA
- a CDS encoding RNA polymerase sigma factor, giving the protein MFKEIYIKYYPRVYATAYSLLRQREKAEDVAQSVFLRLWESWDTISPENVESYLVTMAKHAVLNEWRKNAVHARYRTFLKERFQESTDNVEEQTISRQQHTLLEKAIQQLPARQQEAWRLSRDKGMTYKEIGKIMKISRSTVKELVHKAIQALKSSLRSFWSYLLV; this is encoded by the coding sequence GTGTTTAAGGAAATATACATAAAGTACTATCCTCGAGTATATGCAACCGCATACTCGCTGCTACGACAACGTGAAAAAGCGGAGGATGTGGCACAATCAGTATTTCTTCGGCTTTGGGAAAGCTGGGATACGATTTCCCCGGAAAATGTCGAAAGCTATCTGGTTACCATGGCCAAGCATGCCGTACTGAATGAGTGGCGTAAAAATGCTGTACATGCCCGGTACCGAACGTTTTTGAAAGAACGCTTTCAGGAGTCTACCGACAATGTGGAAGAACAGACAATTTCCCGACAGCAACACACCTTGCTGGAAAAAGCAATACAGCAACTCCCGGCCCGCCAACAGGAGGCCTGGCGCCTTTCCAGGGATAAAGGAATGACTTATAAGGAAATAGGAAAAATCATGAAGATTTCCAGGTCTACTGTAAAGGAATTAGTCCATAAAGCGATACAGGCATTAAAGTCATCATTGCGATCATTCTGGTCTTATCTGCTTGTTTAA
- a CDS encoding FecR family protein, whose amino-acid sequence MTTDKFQLLLERYLNGRLSNRELARFLAALDQIEHQEQVLKYLEAELQETTVAPDEEFAEKSYEALVQLINNRMQDPGSSIALSPKKWRIDSQFFRYAAIVLGIVMVSVIGYWLINKQRDVQTPYVERKVPQQLDSLRQTYMILEDGTVLILDSSALKSKHLQDIGATVDLKNRRLLFQTGGQRPGSSQGINTLVTPRGCQYSVLLPDSSSVWLNALSQLQFPAQFGDRDRRVTLSGEGFFEVNKSAGRSFQVAAGTVTIRVLGTQFNVQAYNSEPTLRTTIIHGKVQVSNDRENYAISAGTTLVISGTHWKASRTPDASQVIAWKQQLFDFRKAELHTIMPELSRWYDISYELPPNIHKTFTGKISRTADIATVLEILKASGIRYRQEGKKIVFL is encoded by the coding sequence ATGACAACTGATAAATTCCAGCTGCTGTTGGAAAGATATTTGAATGGACGGTTATCCAATCGAGAATTGGCCAGGTTCCTTGCTGCCCTTGATCAGATAGAACACCAGGAGCAAGTACTTAAGTACCTGGAGGCTGAACTGCAGGAAACCACCGTCGCGCCAGACGAAGAATTTGCGGAGAAAAGCTATGAAGCATTGGTCCAATTAATCAACAACCGTATGCAGGATCCAGGCTCCAGTATTGCACTCTCTCCAAAAAAATGGCGTATTGACAGTCAGTTCTTTCGATATGCGGCGATCGTTTTGGGCATTGTAATGGTCTCAGTGATCGGGTATTGGCTGATCAACAAACAACGGGATGTGCAAACGCCGTATGTAGAAAGAAAAGTGCCGCAACAGCTAGACAGCCTGCGGCAAACGTATATGATCCTTGAAGATGGAACCGTACTTATATTGGATAGTTCAGCACTAAAAAGTAAACATCTGCAGGATATTGGAGCAACCGTTGATTTAAAGAACCGCAGGCTTTTGTTCCAAACTGGCGGCCAGCGTCCTGGTTCGTCCCAGGGGATCAATACATTGGTTACACCCAGGGGATGCCAATATAGTGTTCTACTACCGGATAGTTCCAGCGTGTGGTTGAACGCATTGTCACAATTACAGTTTCCAGCCCAATTTGGTGACCGTGACCGAAGGGTAACTTTAAGCGGAGAAGGCTTTTTTGAAGTAAACAAAAGTGCGGGTCGTTCTTTTCAAGTGGCTGCAGGTACAGTGACTATAAGGGTGCTTGGAACGCAATTTAATGTACAGGCTTATAACAGTGAGCCGACTTTACGTACAACAATAATACATGGAAAAGTCCAGGTTTCGAATGATAGGGAAAATTATGCAATTTCTGCCGGTACGACTTTGGTAATCTCCGGCACCCATTGGAAAGCGTCGCGCACACCGGATGCATCCCAGGTGATTGCATGGAAACAGCAACTTTTTGATTTCCGTAAAGCCGAATTGCATACCATTATGCCAGAACTATCCAGATGGTATGACATCAGTTATGAATTACCACCCAATATCCACAAAACATTTACCGGCAAAATATCAAGAACAGCAGATATAGCCACCGTACTGGAAATCCTAAAGGCCAGCGGGATACGTTATCGCCAGGAGGGAAAAAAAATTGTATTCCTGTAA
- a CDS encoding helix-turn-helix domain-containing protein, which yields MRNCSSTRLTKRSVEIATKAITYIDRNYDQPITQESLSYDFNVPVRILQAAFQKLVNASVHKYLEKKRLEAAMTMLEDEEISIKEIYTKVGYSSQSHFGEFFKKHTGITPAQYRIRKTA from the coding sequence ATGCGCAATTGTTCATCTACACGTTTGACCAAAAGGTCAGTTGAAATCGCCACAAAAGCAATCACATATATTGATCGCAATTATGATCAACCTATAACCCAGGAGTCCCTTTCGTATGATTTTAATGTACCGGTAAGAATTTTACAGGCCGCCTTTCAAAAGCTGGTAAACGCTTCTGTCCACAAATATCTGGAGAAAAAAAGGCTGGAGGCTGCAATGACCATGCTCGAAGATGAAGAAATTTCCATCAAAGAGATTTATACAAAGGTTGGCTACAGCTCGCAAAGTCATTTTGGAGAATTTTTTAAAAAACATACCGGTATTACACCTGCGCAGTATCGGATTCGAAAAACTGCCTAA